In Candidatus Afararchaeum irisae, a genomic segment contains:
- a CDS encoding restriction endonuclease: protein MLDYLGISTDDGISDSIGGETLGDLYMPPAGLADSPLSKTAEDYEGLRVEDVHFESDGARLVMHAEVSYKPDEDDPRETDNWGRLAEDEFESYEAMVFTGLSDAEETLVREFVPVAVDEAGGFADFRQSAKQTISLVDRLEDLTLPDVDATRDGLERYMEVKNRADELDEKIEKTDTLIDEIVYDLYGLTDEEIEIVEEAVAD, encoded by the coding sequence GTGCTTGACTATCTTGGTATCTCTACCGACGATGGAATATCTGACTCGATAGGGGGCGAAACACTTGGCGACCTGTACATGCCGCCCGCCGGACTCGCCGACTCGCCGTTATCGAAGACTGCCGAGGACTACGAGGGTCTGCGTGTCGAGGACGTACATTTCGAGAGCGACGGAGCGCGTCTCGTCATGCACGCCGAGGTTAGCTACAAGCCCGACGAGGACGACCCGCGCGAGACCGACAACTGGGGACGCCTCGCCGAGGACGAGTTCGAGAGCTACGAGGCGATGGTCTTCACCGGCTTGTCCGACGCCGAGGAGACGCTCGTCCGCGAGTTCGTGCCCGTCGCCGTCGACGAAGCAGGCGGGTTCGCGGACTTCCGACAGAGCGCGAAACAGACAATAAGCCTCGTAGACAGGCTTGAAGACCTCACGCTCCCCGACGTGGACGCGACACGCGACGGACTCGAAAGGTACATGGAGGTCAAGAACCGCGCCGACGAACTCGACGAGAAGATAGAGAAGACTGACACTCTAATAGACGAAATCGTCTACGACCTGTACGGACTCACCGACGAGGAAATCGAAATCGTAGAGGAAGCTGTCGCCGACTAA